GGCCGTTCTTGATGAGGACATCAAACATGTGCGGTTTGACTCCCTTGCTCTTTCTTTCCCAGTTGAGACCCGTCAAGAATCCCCAACGCCTGAGGATTTTAAATATGGAACGCAGTCAGGCCTCCGTCCACGACCAGACAGGCTCCCGTGATGTAAGCCGCCTCGTCGCTCGCCAGGAACAGGCAGGCGCTGGCCACCTCTTCGGGCTGCCCAAGGCGCTTGAGCAGCGGGCGCGACGCGGCCTCTTCTTCTTCCGCGTTCGACACGAACGAGGCCATGGTAGGGGGCGTGGCGATGATGCCTGGGCACACCGTGTTGGCCCGGACACCTCTGGGCCCGTAGTCGATGGCGATGGAACGGGTCAGCTGCAACACAGCGCCCTTGGCGGCCATGTACGCGGCACATTTCGGCATGCCCGAGATGGCCTGCACCGACGCCACGTTGACGATGGCGCCGCCCGACTCCGGAAAGGCCCGCACGGCGTACTTGCAGCAAAAGAAGACCCCGTCGAGTGTCACTGCCAGGGTGCGGCGCCATTCCTCCACGGACGTGTCAGCCGCTGCCAGCCACGGGTTGTGCCAGGGGTTGGTCACCAGGATGTCAAGCCGACCGACTCGCGCCACCGTCTCCCGAACGAGCCGCTCGCACTCTGCTTCTTTCGTCACGTCCATGTGCACGAAGGTGGCGACCCCGCCG
This region of Bacillota bacterium genomic DNA includes:
- a CDS encoding SDR family oxidoreductase yields the protein MRRLEGKVAIITGAASGIGEACARLFAREGAAVVVADINAEAGARVTEQVAAVGGVATFVHMDVTKEAECERLVRETVARVGRLDILVTNPWHNPWLAAADTSVEEWRRTLAVTLDGVFFCCKYAVRAFPESGGAIVNVASVQAISGMPKCAAYMAAKGAVLQLTRSIAIDYGPRGVRANTVCPGIIATPPTMASFVSNAEEEEAASRPLLKRLGQPEEVASACLFLASDEAAYITGACLVVDGGLTAFHI